A region of Bacillus rossius redtenbacheri isolate Brsri chromosome 2, Brsri_v3, whole genome shotgun sequence DNA encodes the following proteins:
- the LOC134529342 gene encoding myb/SANT-like DNA-binding domain-containing protein 3, giving the protein MASQGCNLSKKQRNKNTSQQEKYILLDLVTEHFNIIENKKTDGVSQQQKIKQWQILADTFNFMSGEHHRTAENLKAVWENLKKHTRKTSADQRVQVLTGTGGGPSKTVSKDPICERVQSLIKPTIDGAKNPFDSDSDAIILPFDASNRPTDEDDSIQLDVGAEVDVSFVETAETVTLPNGDWTHYTPAMLSSPVCSALRHSNNNSAITNTVQTNTTDSCSASSGKAMPPSSRGNASVQSPFTSKRRPTPATKVKEVSAVNAAKIELIELAKKHAIEEKEVMKEIWELRLQQEREKVKQEKLQTELLSLQILKIKKELEHLQ; this is encoded by the exons ATGGCGAGCCAAGGCTGTAATTTGTCAAAgaagcagagaaataaaaatacatcgcAGCAGGAGAAATACATTCTTTTAGATTTAGTAACTGAACATTTCAatatcattgaaaataaaaaaacagatggtGTTTCACAGCAACAAAAAATTAAGCAGTGGCAAATACTTGCAGATACTTTCAATTTTATGTCTGGAGAACATCACAGGACTGCAGAAAATTTAAAAGCGGTGTGGGAGAATCTCAAAAAGCACACGCGAAAGACTTCTGCTGATCAACGAGTTCAAGTATTAACTGGaacag GTGGAGGTCCTTCAAAAACAGTTAGTAAGGATCCCATTTGTGAGAGAGTGCAGAGCCTAATCAAACCGACTATCGATGGTGCCAAGAATCCCTTCGATTCAGATTCAGATGCAATAATATTACCATTTGATGCATCAAATAGGCCTACTGATGAGGATGACAGCATTCAACTGGATGTCGGAGCAGAAGTGGATGTTTCTTTCGTGGAGACGGCAGAGACA gTAACTCTTCCAAATGGCGACTGGACGCATTATACTCCAGCCATGCTCAGCAGTCCTGTGTGTTCTGCCCTTCGACACTCCAATAACAACTCGGCTATCACAAACACAGTGCAGACCAATACTACTGATTCATGCAGTGCAAGTAGTGGGAAGGCAATGCCTCCTAGCAGTAGGGGAAATGCTTCAGTGCAATCTCCCTTTACTAGCAAGCGGCGACCAACCCCGGCCACCAAAGTGAAAGAAGTAAGTGCTGTCAATGCAGCAAAAATCGAACTAATtgaacttgcaaaaaaacatgcaATCGAGGAAAAAGAAGTTATGAAAGAAATCTGGGAACTGCGGTTACAACAAGAACGAGAAAAAGTAAAGCAGGAAAAGCTGCAAACTGAACTTTTATCTTtacaaatcttgaaaataaagaaagaactaGAACATTTACAGTAA